The genomic segment CGTGATCAAGCCCGACGAAACGCTCGTCTTCGTCGTCGACCTGGTCTCGGTCGGCTGAGCCGGACCGGCGGTTTGCCCGGCAGCCCGTCGTTTCGCGAGCTCGATCTCGCCCGCGACCGCGAGGCGCTCACCGACCTGCTGACGTCGGAGACCTGGAGCTTTCGCACCCGCCCGGAGATCAGCCGCGCGGACGTCGATGAGGAGATCGCGGGCGGCGCCTACACGGGCAAGGACGACCTGACCCTCGCGATCGAGGACGGCGCGGAGCTGATCGGCGTCGTCCGCGCCCAGGACATCGGCAACCCGCGTGAGGACGCGCAGCTCGACTTCCGCCTGCGCACGCCGGCGCGCGGTCGTGGGATCGGCAAGCTGGCGATCGCCGAGATCACGCGGGCGCTCTTCGAGCGCGACCCGGCGCGGCGACGGATCGAGGGGCAGACGCGGTCCGACAACGTCGCGATGCGCCGCGTGTTCCTCGCCGGCGGCTACGTCCAGGAGGCCGTCTACCGCCAGGCATGGCCGGCCGGCGATGGCAGCGGCGAGTGGTTCGACGCGGTCGGCTACGCGATCCTGCGCTCGGATTGGGAGCGCGGCGAGACGACCCCGGTCGACTGGGTTTAGGCGGGCTCGAGGCGGACGGCGACGCTGTTGTAGGCGGCGTTGCCGGTCACCGAGTCGAGCACGGTCGGGTCCGTCACGTCGTTGACGCTCGCGCCCGCGAGACCGGCGGCGTGCTTCCAGCCGACACCATCGCGCGACCCGTGTCCGAAACCGTGCGGCACCGAGACGACTCCGGGGCGCATCTCGTCGCTGACGGCGAGCTTGACCTCGATCTCACCCACGCTCGACACGACGCGCACCGTGCCCCCGTCAGCGAGTCCGCGAGCCGTCGCGTCCTCGGGATGCAGCAGCGCCGTGCACTGATCGGCGCCCTTCGTCAACCGGCGGCTGTTGTGCATCCAGGAGTTGTTCGTCCGCAGTCCTCGCCTGCCGATCAGCGTCAGGTCGTAGCCGTCGCCGCGGGCCGACTCGCGCTC from the Thermoleophilia bacterium SCSIO 60948 genome contains:
- a CDS encoding GNAT family N-acetyltransferase, which codes for MPGSPSFRELDLARDREALTDLLTSETWSFRTRPEISRADVDEEIAGGAYTGKDDLTLAIEDGAELIGVVRAQDIGNPREDAQLDFRLRTPARGRGIGKLAIAEITRALFERDPARRRIEGQTRSDNVAMRRVFLAGGYVQEAVYRQAWPAGDGSGEWFDAVGYAILRSDWERGETTPVDWV